From Leptospira langatensis, the proteins below share one genomic window:
- a CDS encoding phosphoesterase, translating into MKKRIFLLLLAAILGVLLLENLFAWLYLRANPTSTQTQIQWEKFEDPYKRKTSLSWQKAAIHLHTDQIWFTPGRNSPEEIETVYAANGYKILGFTDYEKITLPPRLSSVRGYEWGRNLIKRHMTVLGTEEVDQDPFPLYAGIENIQWAINKISSQDGFVVINHPFLNNTFPLKILTELRNYNALEVFSPFGDIPKQWDKLLSNQVPSFCMAADDLHYLPREEYVRIKSSGVSNWRDLSSEIYRQDGESLMRYLLINTDSLEEKEILKSLQEGNYLCVRKMERTLEDPKLGPIGKRGEEVFFEFQDTPITVDFIGQNSEVLAHTSYSKKGSYTLRPTDPYVRIQAVFPTAIILSNPFFSKK; encoded by the coding sequence ATGAAAAAGCGGATTTTCCTGCTTCTACTTGCTGCCATTTTAGGGGTTCTTCTATTAGAGAATCTTTTCGCCTGGCTCTATTTAAGAGCGAATCCGACCTCTACTCAAACTCAGATCCAATGGGAGAAGTTTGAAGATCCCTACAAACGCAAGACCTCTCTTTCTTGGCAGAAGGCAGCCATTCATTTGCATACGGATCAGATCTGGTTTACTCCCGGCAGGAATTCTCCGGAAGAGATCGAAACAGTCTATGCCGCAAACGGATACAAAATACTAGGTTTCACGGATTACGAAAAGATCACTCTTCCTCCAAGGCTTTCCTCCGTTCGAGGGTACGAGTGGGGAAGGAATTTAATCAAAAGGCATATGACGGTTCTTGGAACGGAAGAAGTAGATCAAGATCCTTTTCCTCTTTATGCCGGCATTGAGAATATACAGTGGGCAATCAATAAGATCAGTTCACAGGACGGATTCGTAGTTATCAACCACCCATTCCTGAACAATACCTTCCCCTTGAAAATATTAACAGAATTAAGAAATTATAATGCTTTAGAAGTATTCAGTCCCTTCGGGGACATTCCCAAGCAATGGGATAAATTGCTGAGCAATCAAGTCCCTTCTTTTTGTATGGCCGCCGACGACCTGCATTATCTTCCTAGAGAGGAATATGTTCGCATCAAATCTTCGGGGGTCTCGAACTGGAGAGATCTCAGTTCCGAGATCTATAGACAAGATGGGGAGTCCCTGATGAGATATCTTCTGATTAATACGGACAGCTTGGAAGAAAAGGAGATCCTAAAGTCCTTACAGGAAGGGAATTATCTCTGCGTTCGCAAAATGGAAAGGACTCTGGAAGATCCAAAATTGGGTCCGATCGGAAAAAGAGGAGAAGAAGTCTTTTTTGAGTTCCAGGACACACCGATCACCGTGGACTTCATCGGCCAAAATTCCGAAGTTCTGGCTCATACTTCCTATTCCAAGAAAGGATCGTATACATTGCGCCCCACAGATCCTTACGTGAGAATACAAGCTGTCTTTCCAACGGCAATCATTCTGAGTAATCCATTCTTCTCTAAGAAATAG
- a CDS encoding phosphoesterase codes for MKVKILKKIVIFFSIILISVAAFNLWTSLQFRVLHKGQPHQTGIKNPYEKTTKIKWAKTAIHLHTNEIWYTPLRNSSEEILEIYRNFGYKILAFTDYGKITKPNSSDPVLISGYEWGRNLKKRHLTILGPEKVESDFFPLYSSLDNIQWEINVQKEKGSFVVVNHPTLYNGFTLSELERLSGYDAIEVLSPYGDIFKYWDELLSQGIHSFCMSGDDLHYLPKAEYVKITSKTHGLREKLTLLFAEKGEALTRYILLNTDSYEQDDILKALKSGNYACVRKLKRNLDDPKLKSFYLKNGNEVHFEFEDTPFFVEFIGVDGQVLHSLVNQKAGFYKAKPKDFYVRIQALLPTGTVFSNPFYVNSNE; via the coding sequence ATGAAAGTGAAAATTCTAAAAAAGATCGTTATTTTCTTTTCCATCATTCTCATTTCGGTAGCCGCCTTTAACTTGTGGACAAGTCTGCAATTTCGAGTGCTCCACAAAGGCCAGCCACACCAGACAGGAATAAAAAATCCTTACGAAAAAACTACAAAAATTAAATGGGCCAAGACCGCAATCCATCTGCATACGAATGAGATCTGGTATACTCCTCTTAGGAATTCGTCGGAAGAGATCCTGGAGATCTACCGAAACTTTGGCTACAAGATCTTGGCATTTACGGATTATGGGAAGATTACTAAACCGAATTCTTCCGATCCGGTCCTGATCTCAGGCTATGAATGGGGAAGGAATCTTAAAAAGCGGCATCTTACGATACTTGGTCCGGAGAAGGTCGAATCCGATTTTTTCCCGCTCTATTCCTCTCTAGATAATATCCAATGGGAAATCAATGTTCAAAAAGAGAAAGGCTCATTTGTAGTAGTCAACCATCCCACACTCTATAACGGATTTACCCTTTCCGAATTGGAAAGATTATCCGGTTATGATGCTATAGAGGTTCTTTCTCCTTATGGGGACATTTTCAAATATTGGGATGAATTATTGAGCCAGGGAATTCATTCTTTCTGTATGTCCGGGGACGACCTACATTATCTTCCTAAGGCAGAATACGTCAAGATAACGAGTAAGACTCATGGTCTAAGGGAAAAACTCACTCTTCTATTTGCGGAGAAGGGAGAGGCTCTTACCAGATACATCCTCTTAAACACGGACTCTTATGAGCAAGACGATATACTGAAAGCTCTTAAATCAGGGAATTATGCCTGCGTTCGTAAACTAAAGAGAAACCTGGATGATCCCAAGTTGAAATCATTCTACTTAAAGAACGGGAATGAAGTTCATTTTGAATTCGAGGACACTCCTTTCTTTGTAGAGTTTATAGGAGTGGATGGCCAAGTCCTTCATAGTTTAGTGAATCAAAAGGCCGGGTTTTATAAGGCCAAGCCGAAGGATTTCTATGTACGGATCCAAGCCTTACTCCCGACGGGAACAGTCTTTAGTAATCCATTCTATGTGAATTCAAACGAATAG
- a CDS encoding glycosyltransferase family 2 protein, whose amino-acid sequence MKEQRIAIIIPAYNEELTIRDTILAFFKELPKAEYWVVDNNSSDKTRDIAVDTLKKNKILGNVLFEPRQGKANAVRKAFTQADADIYILTDADMTYPAEEVHKLASLLQEEGLDLVVGDRLSQGVYGKENKRPFHSFGNHLVINLINFLFGVQLKDAMSGYRVFSRRFVKNYPILATGFELEIEMTLHALDKRFAMKEVPIQYKDRPEGSFSKLNTIRDGYRVVNNILWIFKDYKPMHFFGFFSFISGVFSLVAGFPAILDYIRYKYVYHVPLAILATGLMLFSWIQIAIGLVLHTVSKIQRTNFELALLKFGMEFPFRSQNSASPTRSLGDGERPVGKSARR is encoded by the coding sequence ATGAAGGAACAAAGGATCGCTATCATAATACCCGCTTACAACGAAGAGTTGACGATCCGGGATACAATTCTTGCTTTTTTCAAAGAGCTTCCCAAGGCGGAATACTGGGTCGTAGATAATAATTCCTCCGACAAGACCCGTGACATAGCGGTCGATACATTAAAGAAAAATAAAATTCTAGGGAATGTACTATTCGAGCCTCGCCAAGGAAAGGCGAACGCAGTCAGAAAGGCGTTTACTCAGGCGGATGCAGATATCTATATCCTTACCGATGCAGATATGACCTATCCTGCGGAAGAAGTACACAAGCTTGCCTCACTCTTACAAGAAGAAGGCCTGGATCTTGTCGTAGGAGATCGTCTGAGCCAAGGAGTCTACGGAAAGGAAAATAAGAGGCCGTTTCATTCCTTCGGAAATCATCTAGTGATCAATCTGATCAACTTCCTATTCGGAGTACAGCTGAAGGATGCGATGAGCGGCTATAGAGTATTTTCTCGCCGATTTGTGAAGAATTACCCTATTCTCGCGACCGGATTTGAATTAGAGATCGAGATGACCTTGCACGCTTTGGACAAGAGGTTCGCTATGAAGGAAGTCCCGATCCAATATAAGGATAGGCCAGAAGGAAGCTTCTCAAAACTGAATACGATCCGAGACGGGTACAGAGTCGTGAATAATATCCTTTGGATCTTTAAGGATTATAAGCCGATGCATTTCTTCGGATTCTTTTCTTTTATTTCCGGAGTCTTTTCCTTGGTCGCAGGATTTCCGGCAATCCTAGATTATATTCGATACAAGTATGTTTACCATGTTCCGTTGGCGATCTTGGCAACGGGGCTTATGCTCTTCTCTTGGATCCAGATCGCGATCGGGCTCGTGCTTCATACGGTTTCTAAGATCCAAAGAACGAATTTTGAATTGGCTTTATTGAAGTTCGGAATGGAATTTCCGTTCCGCTCCCAAAATTCGGCGTCCCCCACCCGCAGTTTGGGTGATGGGGAGAGGCCCGTGGGCAAATCCGCTCGCCGTTAA